In one window of Aphidius gifuensis isolate YNYX2018 linkage group LG4, ASM1490517v1, whole genome shotgun sequence DNA:
- the LOC122854353 gene encoding putative uncharacterized protein DDB_G0291812 isoform X2, whose product MDCSILSNFDDQRWKMNIRVKECQRNTPRTARASRNEAALEFECPEEFGYYSHPRDCTQYYVCVFGGALLESCTGGLMYSHELQTCDWPRNVGCIDNGSSVKDTGDDDPLLERSAKAESQQRGSQRGPSQRSQVTSSSPSSSISSQITDRQSRNRQQPQLQRTTYQDDEYEPASEIESDRQQRVHRGQQSIIGQVQRDRDGLRRNIISVSSTHSSQPLHYDYITSPSSDVSYGNNIVEDNDKRASSTTTSTTTIMTTTTNTIPPPSSSSSSSSTPTPPSPSTTTSSSSNSVKYNQQQSYLFDDTDYEFHDATKRNFIIVSSPSPFKLPQKYNYDTTIVPELTTIIPDIKQNNEIKIDRFYDINNDDDDDKPMTTTTTSATTTIADDLEQQNEILITSKKNTNNNIDGEHNDNGINLLKNQSKNRHRIKTRIGQRGRERYHHTDNSYENKEWSSVTMKTIIRKRPINNYDQIGKDTFGTSISIPLRMSTPQINQQKKYYINSRKLIQDSFDLNDIPTTLSPYKRALIVAQLQDQNEVEKNEILATPFMKNHRFVTTQSSIDKFIEITTLPSFKKNYIKSDKNIETTVPTTTTTTTTIKPEISSQQQQQQQQLNEQVDINEITPTASRRLDSEPTTTTKTTSINSSTTRNQFNFLGVQFPRQRHRETTRRISTLEREKDSVANTRAQVDNHYRSISSENPRIVKTTIPTPTTPVISKAYFDPESYPYYTLYDDDVSIYKDDDYREYSVNQSVSLPPPPPPQQNVRIAQVTPNSNAYSQPQQKNQQVTESYYDIYENQGQLNKNKFHINDGQQSFRTNGLHNHQIVLTTPNAITDTYEPLTQTIPPTTTPTTTTTTTTTTTTERPYTVTQQSRSKPQVNRGTAPPRQRPTLKPSMEIVSKAQEFADIYRHPAVRPAPIYPTPTVDKPAAKCRKDVCLLPDCSCGGSDIPGGIPVEKTPQIVLLTFDDAVNDLNKQLYEDLFEKERKNPNGCPISSTFYVSHEWTDYTQVQNLYADGHELASHTVSHSFGEQFSARKWAREVSGQREILAAYGGVKLEDVRGMRAPFLSVGGNNMFKMLWDANFTYDSSMPIYENRPPSWPYTLDYKLFHDCMIPPCPTRSYPGLWEVPMVMWQDLNGGRCSMGDACSNPPTSDGVYKMLIKNFERHYTTSRAPFGLFYHAAWFTQPHHKEGFISFLDTIVAMDDVWVVTNWQALQWIRNPTPLQHLNSFEPFGCNYPDRPKRCNNGKVCNLWHKSGVRYMKTCQPCPEIYPWTGKTGIPSSRIDNEIEN is encoded by the exons aatgtCAAAGAAATACACCAAGAACAGCACGTGCCAGTAGAAATGAAGCAGCATTAGAATTTGAATGTCCAGAAGAATTTGGGTATTATTCACATCCACGTGATTGTACACAATATTATGTATGTGTATTTGGTGGTGCATTACTTGAATCATGTACAGGTGGATTGATGTACAG tcaTGAATTGCAAACATGTGATTGGCCACGAAATGTTGGATGTATTGACAATGGATCATCTGTTAAAGATACTGGTGATGATGATCCACTTCTTGAAAG GTCTGCAAAAGCAGAGTCTCAGCAACGTGGATCACAACGTGGTCCAAGTCAACGTTCACAGgtaacatcatcatcaccatcttCCTCAATATCATCCCAAATAACTGATCGTCAATCACGTAATCGTCAACAGCCACAATTACAACGTACAACATACCAGGATGATGAGTACGAGCCAGCAAGTGAAATTGAAAGTGATCGTCAACAACGTGTACATCGTGGACAACAATCAATTATTGGACAAGTACAACGTGATCGAGATGGACTCAGGAGGAACATCATATCCGTAAGTTCAACGCATTCATCGCAACCACTTCATTATGATTACATCACGTCACCATCGTCTGATGTCTCATATGGAAATAATATTGTCGAAGATAACGATAAACGCGCGAGTTCGACAACGACTAGTACTACGACAATTATGACGACAACGACAAATACAATTCCTCcaccttcatcatcatcatcatcatcatcaacaccaacaccaccatctccatcaacaacaacatcatcatcgtcaaaTAGTGTTAAATACAATCAACAacaatcatatttatttgatgacaCTGATTATGAATTTCATGATGCCACAAaacgtaattttattattgttagcTCACCATCACCATTTAAATTaccacaaaaatataattatgatacaACAATTGTGCCagaattaacaacaattattccagatattaaacaaaataatgaaattaaaattgatcgtttttatgatattaataatgatgatgatgatgataaaccaatgacaacaacaacaacatcagcaacaacaacaattgctGATGATTTAgaacaacaaaatgaaatattaattacatcaaaaaaaaatactaataataatattgatggtgAGCATAATGATAatggtattaatttattaaaaaatcaatcaaaaaatcGTCATAGAATTAAAACAAGAATTGGACAAAGAGGACGTGAAAGATATCATCATACAGATAATAgctatgaaaataaagaatggTCATCAGTAACAATGAAAACAATTATTCGTAAAAgaccaattaataattatgatcaaATTGGTAAAGATACATTTGGTACAAGTATAAGTATACCATTACGTATGTCAACACcacaaataaatcaacaaaaaaaatattatattaattcacgtaaattaatacaagattcatttgatttaaatgatataCCAACAACATTAAGTCCATATAAACGTGCACTTATTGTTGCACAATTACAAGATCAAaatgaagttgaaaaaaatgaaatattagcAACACcatttatgaaaaatcatcGTTTTGTAACAACACaaagttcaattgataaatttattgaaataacaacattgccaagttttaaaaaaaattatataaaaagtgataaaaatattgaaacaacAGTACCAACAACAACTACTactacaacaacaattaaGCCAGAAATTTCatctcaacaacaacaacaacaacaacaactgaaTGAACAAGTggatataaatgaaataactcCAACAGCAAGTCGACGATTAGATTCAGagccaacaacaacaacaaaaacaacaagcaTCAATAGTAGTACAACTCGTAATCAATTCAACTTTTTGGGTGTCCAGTTTCCACGTCAACGACATCGTGAAACAACCAGACGGATTTCGACACTC gAAAGAGAAAAAGATAGTGTTGCAAATACTCGTGCACAAGTGGATAACCATTACAg ATCAATTTCATCAGAAAATCCAAGAATTGTAAAGACGACTATTCCAACTCCAACAACACCAGTTATTTCTAAAGCTTATTTTGATCCAGAGAGTTATCCATATTACACACTTTATGATGACGATGTGTCAATTTACAAAGATGatg atTACAGAGAATATTCAGTTAATCAATCAGTTTCActtccaccaccaccaccacctcaaCAAAATGTTAGAATAGCACAAGTAACACCAAATTCAAATGCTTATTCTCAaccacaacaaaaaaatcaacaagttaCTGAATCTTACTATGACATTTATGAAAATCAA GGAcaacttaataaaaataaatttcatattaatgATGGCCAACAATCATTTag aacAAATGGACTTCATAATCATCAAATTGTTTTGACAACACCCAATGCAATTACTGATACATATGAACCATTGACACAAACAataccaccaacaacaacaccaacaacaaccacaacaacaacaacaacaacaactactgAACGTCCATATACTGTGACTCAACAAAG ccgtAGCAAACCTCAGGTCAACCGAGGAACCGCACCTCC acGTCAACGACCCACCTTGAAACCATCGATGGAAATTGTATCCAAGGCTCAGGAGTTTGCTGATATCTATCGACATCCAGCAGTTAGACCAGCACCAATTTATCCAACTCCAACTGTCGACAAACCAGCAGCTAAATGTCGCAAGGACGTTTGTCTACTTCCTGACTGTAGCTGTGGGGGTTCAGATATTCCCG gTGGAATACCAGTTGAAAAAACACCACAAATAGTACTTTTAACATTTGATGATGCtgttaatgatttaaataaacaattgtatgaagatttatttgaaaaagaacGTAAAAATCCAAATGGTTGTCcaatatcatcaacattttATGTATCACATGAATGGACTGATTATACACAAGTACAAAATCTTTATGCTGATGGACATGAACTTGCATCACACACTGTCTC aCATAGTTTTGGTGAACAATTTTCGGCAAGAAAATGGGCAAGAGAAGTATCTGGACAACGTGAAATTCTTGCTGCTTATGGTGGTGTTAAATTGGAAGATGTCAGAGGAATGAGAGCACCATTCTTATCt gTTGGAGGTAATAATATGTTTAAAATGTTATGGGATGCAAATTTTACTTATGATTCATCAATGCCAATATATGAAAATCGTCCACCAAGTTGGCCATATACacttgattataaattatttcatgattGTATGATACCACCATGTCCAACAAGATCATATCCTGGTCTTTGGGAAGTACCAATGGTTATGTGGCAAGATTTAAATGGTGGAAGATGTTCAATGGGTGATGCTTGTAGTAATCCACCAACATCTGATGGAGTTTATAAAAtgcttattaaaaattttgaaagacATTATACAACAAGcag aGCACCATttggattattttatcatgcaGCTTGGTTTACTCAACCTCATCACAAAGAAGGATTTATATCATTTCTTGATACAATTGTTGCCATGGATGATGTTTGGGTTGTTACTAATTGGCAAGCTCTTCAATGGATTAGAAATCCAACACCATTACAGCATCTAAATTCATTTGAGCCATTTGGTTGCAATTATCCA GACAGACCCAAGAGATGTAACAATGGAAAAGTTTGTAATCTTTGGCACAAAAGTGGAGTTAGATATATGAAAACATGCCAACCTTGTCCTGAAATATATCCATGGACAGGAAAAACTGGAATACCCAGCAGTCGTATTgacaatgaaattgaaaattaa
- the LOC122854353 gene encoding uncharacterized protein LOC122854353 isoform X5 yields the protein MDCSILSNFDDQRWKMNIRVKECQRNTPRTARASRNEAALEFECPEEFGYYSHPRDCTQYYVCVFGGALLESCTGGLMYSHELQTCDWPRNVGCIDNGSSVKDTGDDDPLLERSAKAESQQRGSQRGPSQRSQVTSSSPSSSISSQITDRQSRNRQQPQLQRTTYQDDEYEPASEIESDRQQRVHRGQQSIIGQVQRDRDGLRRNIISVSSTHSSQPLHYDYITSPSSDVSYGNNIVEDNDKRASSTTTSTTTIMTTTTNTIPPPSSSSSSSSTPTPPSPSTTTSSSSNSVKYNQQQSYLFDDTDYEFHDATKRNFIIVSSPSPFKLPQKYNYDTTIVPELTTIIPDIKQNNEIKIDRFYDINNDDDDDKPMTTTTTSATTTIADDLEQQNEILITSKKNTNNNIDGEHNDNGINLLKNQSKNRHRIKTRIGQRGRERYHHTDNSYENKEWSSVTMKTIIRKRPINNYDQIGKDTFGTSISIPLRMSTPQINQQKKYYINSRKLIQDSFDLNDIPTTLSPYKRALIVAQLQDQNEVEKNEILATPFMKNHRFVTTQSSIDKFIEITTLPSFKKNYIKSDKNIETTVPTTTTTTTTIKPEISSQQQQQQQQLNEQVDINEITPTASRRLDSEPTTTTKTTSINSSTTRNQFNFLGVQFPRQRHRETTRRISTLEREKDSVANTRAQVDNHYRSISSENPRIVKTTIPTPTTPVISKAYFDPESYPYYTLYDDDVSIYKDDDYREYSVNQSVSLPPPPPPQQNVRIAQVTPNSNAYSQPQQKNQQVTESYYDIYENQGQLNKNKFHINDGQQSFSRSKPQVNRGTAPPRQRPTLKPSMEIVSKAQEFADIYRHPAVRPAPIYPTPTVDKPAAKCRKDVCLLPDCSCGGSDIPGDFGPEETPQIVLLTFDDSVNDLNKGLYADLFEKGRKNPNGCPISSTFYVSHEWTDYSQVQNLYASGHEIASHTVSHSFGEQFSARKWAREVSGQREILAAYGGVKLEDVRGMRAPFLSVGGNNMFKMLWDANFTYDSSMPIYENRPPSWPYTLDYKLFHDCMIPPCPTRSYPGLWEVPMVMWQDLNGGRCSMGDACSNPPTSDGVYKMLIKNFERHYTTSRAPFGLFYHAAWFTQPHHKEGFISFLDTIVAMDDVWVVTNWQALQWIRNPTPLQHLNSFEPFGCNYPDRPKRCNNGKVCNLWHKSGVRYMKTCQPCPEIYPWTGKTGIPSSRIDNEIEN from the exons aatgtCAAAGAAATACACCAAGAACAGCACGTGCCAGTAGAAATGAAGCAGCATTAGAATTTGAATGTCCAGAAGAATTTGGGTATTATTCACATCCACGTGATTGTACACAATATTATGTATGTGTATTTGGTGGTGCATTACTTGAATCATGTACAGGTGGATTGATGTACAG tcaTGAATTGCAAACATGTGATTGGCCACGAAATGTTGGATGTATTGACAATGGATCATCTGTTAAAGATACTGGTGATGATGATCCACTTCTTGAAAG GTCTGCAAAAGCAGAGTCTCAGCAACGTGGATCACAACGTGGTCCAAGTCAACGTTCACAGgtaacatcatcatcaccatcttCCTCAATATCATCCCAAATAACTGATCGTCAATCACGTAATCGTCAACAGCCACAATTACAACGTACAACATACCAGGATGATGAGTACGAGCCAGCAAGTGAAATTGAAAGTGATCGTCAACAACGTGTACATCGTGGACAACAATCAATTATTGGACAAGTACAACGTGATCGAGATGGACTCAGGAGGAACATCATATCCGTAAGTTCAACGCATTCATCGCAACCACTTCATTATGATTACATCACGTCACCATCGTCTGATGTCTCATATGGAAATAATATTGTCGAAGATAACGATAAACGCGCGAGTTCGACAACGACTAGTACTACGACAATTATGACGACAACGACAAATACAATTCCTCcaccttcatcatcatcatcatcatcatcaacaccaacaccaccatctccatcaacaacaacatcatcatcgtcaaaTAGTGTTAAATACAATCAACAacaatcatatttatttgatgacaCTGATTATGAATTTCATGATGCCACAAaacgtaattttattattgttagcTCACCATCACCATTTAAATTaccacaaaaatataattatgatacaACAATTGTGCCagaattaacaacaattattccagatattaaacaaaataatgaaattaaaattgatcgtttttatgatattaataatgatgatgatgatgataaaccaatgacaacaacaacaacatcagcaacaacaacaattgctGATGATTTAgaacaacaaaatgaaatattaattacatcaaaaaaaaatactaataataatattgatggtgAGCATAATGATAatggtattaatttattaaaaaatcaatcaaaaaatcGTCATAGAATTAAAACAAGAATTGGACAAAGAGGACGTGAAAGATATCATCATACAGATAATAgctatgaaaataaagaatggTCATCAGTAACAATGAAAACAATTATTCGTAAAAgaccaattaataattatgatcaaATTGGTAAAGATACATTTGGTACAAGTATAAGTATACCATTACGTATGTCAACACcacaaataaatcaacaaaaaaaatattatattaattcacgtaaattaatacaagattcatttgatttaaatgatataCCAACAACATTAAGTCCATATAAACGTGCACTTATTGTTGCACAATTACAAGATCAAaatgaagttgaaaaaaatgaaatattagcAACACcatttatgaaaaatcatcGTTTTGTAACAACACaaagttcaattgataaatttattgaaataacaacattgccaagttttaaaaaaaattatataaaaagtgataaaaatattgaaacaacAGTACCAACAACAACTACTactacaacaacaattaaGCCAGAAATTTCatctcaacaacaacaacaacaacaacaactgaaTGAACAAGTggatataaatgaaataactcCAACAGCAAGTCGACGATTAGATTCAGagccaacaacaacaacaaaaacaacaagcaTCAATAGTAGTACAACTCGTAATCAATTCAACTTTTTGGGTGTCCAGTTTCCACGTCAACGACATCGTGAAACAACCAGACGGATTTCGACACTC gAAAGAGAAAAAGATAGTGTTGCAAATACTCGTGCACAAGTGGATAACCATTACAg ATCAATTTCATCAGAAAATCCAAGAATTGTAAAGACGACTATTCCAACTCCAACAACACCAGTTATTTCTAAAGCTTATTTTGATCCAGAGAGTTATCCATATTACACACTTTATGATGACGATGTGTCAATTTACAAAGATGatg atTACAGAGAATATTCAGTTAATCAATCAGTTTCActtccaccaccaccaccacctcaaCAAAATGTTAGAATAGCACAAGTAACACCAAATTCAAATGCTTATTCTCAaccacaacaaaaaaatcaacaagttaCTGAATCTTACTATGACATTTATGAAAATCAA GGAcaacttaataaaaataaatttcatattaatgATGGCCAACAATCATTTag ccgtAGCAAACCTCAGGTCAACCGAGGAACCGCACCTCC acGTCAACGACCCACCTTGAAACCATCGATGGAAATTGTATCCAAGGCTCAGGAGTTTGCTGATATCTATCGACATCCAGCAGTTAGACCAGCACCAATTTATCCAACTCCAACTGTCGACAAACCAGCAGCTAAATGTCGCAAGGACGTTTGTCTACTTCCTGACTGTAGCTGTGGGGGTTCAGATATTCCCG GTGACTTTGGACCAGAGGAAACACCACAAATTGTACTGCTTACATTTGATGACTCGGTAAATGATTTGAACAAAGGCTTGTATGCTGATTTATTTGAGAAAGGACGTAAAAATCCAAATGGATGTCCAATCTCATCAACATTTTATGTATCACATGAATGGACTGACTACAGCCAAGTACAAAATCTTTATGCAAGTGGTCATGAAATTGCTTCTCATACTGTATc aCATAGTTTTGGTGAACAATTTTCGGCAAGAAAATGGGCAAGAGAAGTATCTGGACAACGTGAAATTCTTGCTGCTTATGGTGGTGTTAAATTGGAAGATGTCAGAGGAATGAGAGCACCATTCTTATCt gTTGGAGGTAATAATATGTTTAAAATGTTATGGGATGCAAATTTTACTTATGATTCATCAATGCCAATATATGAAAATCGTCCACCAAGTTGGCCATATACacttgattataaattatttcatgattGTATGATACCACCATGTCCAACAAGATCATATCCTGGTCTTTGGGAAGTACCAATGGTTATGTGGCAAGATTTAAATGGTGGAAGATGTTCAATGGGTGATGCTTGTAGTAATCCACCAACATCTGATGGAGTTTATAAAAtgcttattaaaaattttgaaagacATTATACAACAAGcag aGCACCATttggattattttatcatgcaGCTTGGTTTACTCAACCTCATCACAAAGAAGGATTTATATCATTTCTTGATACAATTGTTGCCATGGATGATGTTTGGGTTGTTACTAATTGGCAAGCTCTTCAATGGATTAGAAATCCAACACCATTACAGCATCTAAATTCATTTGAGCCATTTGGTTGCAATTATCCA GACAGACCCAAGAGATGTAACAATGGAAAAGTTTGTAATCTTTGGCACAAAAGTGGAGTTAGATATATGAAAACATGCCAACCTTGTCCTGAAATATATCCATGGACAGGAAAAACTGGAATACCCAGCAGTCGTATTgacaatgaaattgaaaattaa